From Micromonospora echinospora, one genomic window encodes:
- a CDS encoding helix-turn-helix domain-containing protein → MSSTAEGGTSFADRLNLLFETIRPAGREAPHSNKDAAGAIRAAGGSISDVYIWQLRTGRRTNPTKEHIEALAQFFGVSPAYFFDDEQARHTIADLRTLDALRKLQVQHVSLRTVLQHKGLSPASQQVIQQMVDRCLELEGLAGRETGSTEVGRS, encoded by the coding sequence GTGAGCAGCACAGCCGAGGGTGGCACGTCGTTCGCGGACCGGCTCAACCTGCTCTTCGAGACGATCCGACCGGCCGGCCGGGAGGCCCCGCACAGCAACAAGGACGCGGCGGGCGCAATTCGGGCGGCCGGCGGGTCCATTTCCGACGTATATATCTGGCAATTACGTACAGGCCGTCGGACGAACCCCACCAAAGAGCACATAGAAGCGTTGGCGCAGTTCTTCGGAGTGAGTCCGGCCTACTTCTTCGACGACGAGCAGGCCCGGCACACCATCGCCGACCTCCGCACGCTGGACGCGCTGCGCAAACTCCAGGTGCAGCACGTGTCCCTGCGTACCGTCCTCCAGCACAAGGGGCTCTCCCCGGCGAGTCAGCAGGTCATCCAGCAGATGGTGGACCGCTGTCTGGAACTGGAGGGGCTGGCCGGGCGGGAGACCGGGTCGACGGAGGTCGGACGGTCATGA